The Dehalogenimonas lykanthroporepellens BL-DC-9 genome includes a window with the following:
- a CDS encoding methylated-DNA/protein-cysteine methyltransferase (KEGG: chy:CHY_0809 methylated-DNA-protein-cysteine methyltransferase, selenocysteine-containing~TIGRFAM: methylated-DNA/protein-cysteine methyltransferase~PFAM: Methylated-DNA-[protein]-cysteine S-methyltransferase DNA binding) has product MKNRNPDSRFDVIETAAGWTGVEVTEKGVRRLTLPAENRQAAIEALGIEEKDITHEAGGAGLVDRLKHFFLGEPVVFREGLDLSEATDFQREVYSAACRIPHGQTASYGELAKVIGRPGAARAVGRALGANPVPVIIPCHRVVGADGSLTGFTGGLETKRKLLELEKKNRP; this is encoded by the coding sequence ATGAAGAACCGGAACCCCGATTCCCGCTTTGATGTCATCGAAACCGCCGCCGGCTGGACCGGCGTCGAGGTCACCGAAAAAGGCGTCCGCCGCCTGACCCTGCCGGCTGAAAACCGCCAGGCGGCCATCGAAGCGCTGGGCATCGAGGAAAAGGATATTACTCATGAAGCCGGCGGTGCCGGACTGGTCGACCGGCTGAAGCATTTCTTTCTGGGCGAACCGGTTGTTTTCCGGGAAGGGCTTGACCTGAGCGAGGCTACCGACTTTCAGCGCGAGGTCTACTCAGCCGCCTGCCGGATACCTCACGGGCAGACGGCTTCCTACGGGGAACTGGCCAAAGTCATCGGCAGGCCCGGGGCCGCCCGGGCTGTCGGCCGGGCGCTGGGCGCCAACCCGGTGCCGGTCATCATTCCCTGCCACCGGGTAGTGGGAGCCGACGGCTCACTGACCGGTTTCACCGGCGGACTGGAAACCAAGCGGAAACTGCTGGAACTGGAAAAGAAGAACCGGCCGTAA